One Odontesthes bonariensis isolate fOdoBon6 chromosome 17, fOdoBon6.hap1, whole genome shotgun sequence genomic window carries:
- the LOC142365903 gene encoding gap junction delta-2 protein, whose protein sequence is MGEWTILERLLEAAVQQHSTMIGRILLTVVVIFRILIVAIVGETVYDDEQTMFVCNTLQPGCNQACYDKAFPISHIRYWVFQIIMVCTPSLCFITYSVHQSAKQKERRFSTVYLTLDKDQDSLKRDESKKIKNTIINGVLQNTENSTKEAEPDCLEVKEIPNSAMRTTKSKMRRQEGISRFYIIQVVFRNALEIGFLVGQYFLYGFNVPSVYECDRYPCIKDVECYVSRPTEKTVFLVFMFAVSGFCVVLNLAELNHLGWRKIKTAVRGVQARRKSIYEIRNKDLPRMSVPNFGRTQSSDSAYV, encoded by the exons ATGGGGGAATGGACTATACTAGAGAGGCTCCTGGAGGCTGCTGTCCAGCAGCACTCTACTATGATAGGAAG GATCCTACTAACAGTGGTGGTCATCTTCCGGATTCTAATCGTAGCAATAGTTGGAGAGACTGTCTATGATGACGAACAAACCATGTTTGTTTGTAACACCTTACAACCGGGCTGCAACCAGGCGTGCTACGACAAGGCATTTCCCATTTCACACATTAGATATTGGGTTTTTCAAATCATCATGGTGTGCACCCCGAGTCTTTGTTTCATCACATACTCGGTGCATCAGTCGGCCAAGCAGAAGGAGCGGCGATTCTCAACAGTCTATCTGACACTAGATAAGGATCAAGATTCTCTGAAGCGAGACGAGAGCAAAAAGATAAAGAACACCATCATCAATGGAGTACttcaaaacacagaaaactcaACCAAAGAAGCCGAGCCAGACTGCTTAGAGGTGAAAGAGATCCCTAATTCGGCCATGAGAACTACAAAGTCCAAAATGAGGCGACAAGAGGGCATCTCCAGGTTTTACATCATCCAGGTGGTTTTCAGAAACGCGCTGGAAATAGGCTTTTTGGTGGGTCAGTATTTCTTGTATGGATTCAACGTCCCGTCCGTGTACGAATGTGATCGCTACCCCTGCATAAAAGATGTCGAGTGCTACGTCTCCAGACCCACTGAGAAGACAGTGTTCCTGGTGTTCATGTTCGCGGTCAGTGGGTTTTGTGTGGTGTTGAACCTGGCAGAACTCAATCATTTGGGCTGGAGGAAAATCAAAACGGCTGTGCGAGGTGTGCAAGCTCGGCGAAAGTCCATTTACGAAATCAGAAATAAGGACTTGCCAAGGATGAGTGTTCCTAATTTCGGCCGCACTCAGTCCAGTGACTCTGCGTATGTGTAA